The proteins below come from a single Flavobacterium lindanitolerans genomic window:
- a CDS encoding nucleoid-associated protein, which translates to MINLFNTHIETLSVHRVGNKSRNEAFFLSESPYGLNDEIMPLLKEFFFKSFREKEENYFQFAHDVDLEYNEMYNFANEIFANPGSVHEVSKKITKHLFEQSNHPHIKNGEVYVAYLTNLSIDNNQVDAVGVFKSELQSDFLQFEENGSNLEMILQHGINLNKLDKGCLIFNHKKEEGYKILTVDSNRYDARYWLEHFLSVDAFQDENFITKKYLKFCQDFAKDVVLPAEDKKEEVMFMNRSVNYFAKNDDFVEQNFLNEVIDNPDLMSEFKNYKVDKGEKYSIEDVTTFPIANAAVSDARKKIKNVINLDTNIQIKLDFINPESAEKFVEKGWDEEKQMYYYLVYFNKEQKS; encoded by the coding sequence ATGATCAACTTATTTAACACCCACATCGAAACCCTTTCTGTTCACAGAGTTGGAAACAAAAGCCGTAACGAAGCCTTCTTTTTGTCTGAATCGCCTTATGGGCTGAACGACGAGATCATGCCTTTGCTAAAAGAGTTTTTCTTCAAATCATTTAGGGAAAAAGAAGAGAACTATTTCCAGTTTGCACACGATGTAGATTTGGAATATAACGAAATGTACAACTTTGCCAACGAGATTTTTGCCAATCCGGGTAGTGTGCATGAAGTTTCAAAAAAAATAACAAAACATCTTTTTGAGCAATCGAACCATCCGCACATCAAAAACGGAGAGGTTTATGTTGCTTACCTTACCAACCTGAGCATTGACAACAATCAGGTAGATGCAGTAGGCGTTTTCAAAAGCGAATTGCAGTCTGACTTCCTGCAATTTGAAGAGAACGGGAGCAATCTGGAAATGATATTGCAACACGGTATCAACCTGAATAAGCTGGACAAAGGATGCCTTATTTTTAACCACAAAAAAGAAGAAGGATATAAAATCCTGACGGTAGACAGCAACCGATATGATGCGCGCTACTGGTTAGAGCATTTCCTTTCTGTTGACGCTTTCCAGGATGAAAACTTCATCACTAAAAAATATTTAAAATTCTGTCAGGACTTTGCCAAAGATGTAGTATTACCGGCTGAAGACAAAAAAGAAGAAGTAATGTTCATGAACCGCTCCGTGAACTATTTCGCGAAAAACGACGATTTCGTAGAACAAAACTTCCTGAATGAGGTAATTGACAATCCGGACCTTATGTCGGAATTCAAAAACTACAAGGTCGACAAAGGAGAAAAATACAGCATTGAAGACGTGACTACCTTCCCTATTGCGAATGCGGCAGTTTCGGATGCAAGAAAAAAAATCAAGAATGTCATCAATCTGGATACAAACATCCAAATCAAATTGGATTTCATTAATCCTGAAAGTGCTGAAAAGTTTGTAGAAAAAGGATGGGATGAAGAAAAGCAGATGTACTACTATCTGGTTTATTTTAACAAAGAACAGAAATCATAA
- a CDS encoding four helix bundle protein, whose product MNTFRNLLIWQKSMALVTEIYNATKSFPKEEAFGLTSQIRKCAISIPSNIAEGFGRDSNKDYLRFLNISISSLFELQTQLEIAKNISYFTTEQFNKQYEDSREVERMLIAFINKIKERQ is encoded by the coding sequence ATGAACACTTTTAGAAACTTACTCATCTGGCAAAAATCAATGGCTTTAGTAACCGAAATTTATAATGCTACTAAATCATTTCCAAAAGAAGAAGCATTTGGTCTCACATCGCAAATCAGAAAATGTGCCATTTCAATTCCAAGCAACATAGCGGAGGGATTTGGCAGAGATAGTAATAAAGACTATCTCCGTTTTCTAAACATTTCAATCAGTTCTCTTTTTGAACTACAAACACAATTAGAAATAGCCAAGAATATCAGCTATTTTACAACGGAACAATTTAACAAACAGTACGAAGACAGCAGGGAAGTTGAGAGAATGCTCATCGCTTTTATAAATAAAATAAAAGAACGTCAATAA
- a CDS encoding IS1096 element passenger TnpR family protein: MVYKFRVILDAEEDVFRDIAIQDNDTLEDLHNAIVNAFGFDGMEVASFYTSDDQWNQDEEIPMFDTGDVPGEQKVMSDFELSEVLDEERTKIIYVYDFINMWTFFVELAAIEEHVPGQVYPDVLFSHGIVPLEAPDKDFSDSAVNEFDYDEDEFDEDDLDMFDGGDNFEDYGFEENWN; the protein is encoded by the coding sequence ATGGTTTATAAATTTAGGGTAATACTCGATGCGGAAGAAGATGTTTTCAGAGATATTGCCATTCAGGACAATGACACTTTAGAAGACCTGCACAATGCTATTGTCAATGCCTTTGGCTTTGACGGCATGGAAGTAGCATCATTTTATACCAGTGACGACCAATGGAATCAGGATGAAGAAATTCCGATGTTTGATACAGGAGATGTACCGGGCGAACAAAAAGTAATGTCTGATTTTGAGCTTTCTGAAGTTTTAGACGAAGAAAGAACAAAAATCATCTATGTTTATGACTTTATCAACATGTGGACTTTCTTTGTAGAGCTGGCTGCAATTGAAGAGCATGTTCCGGGACAGGTGTATCCGGATGTATTATTCTCACACGGAATAGTGCCTCTTGAAGCTCCGGACAAAGATTTTAGCGACTCAGCTGTAAATGAATTTGACTATGACGAGGACGAGTTTGACGAAGACGACCTGGATATGTTTGATGGAGGAGATAATTTTGAGGATTACGGATTTGAGGAGAATTGGAATTGA
- the gloA2 gene encoding SMU1112c/YaeR family gloxylase I-like metalloprotein — MLKINKVHHIAIICSDYEVSKHFYTKILGFEIIAEAYRSERDSYKLDLALNGNYSIELFSFPNPPGRVSRPEACGLRHLAFEVDDIQKTRHYLVENNLNPEPLRTDEFTNKRFTFIADPDNLPIEFYEA; from the coding sequence ATGCTAAAAATCAACAAAGTACACCACATTGCTATAATCTGTTCTGATTATGAAGTATCAAAACATTTTTATACCAAAATCCTGGGTTTTGAAATCATAGCCGAAGCCTATCGCAGCGAAAGGGATTCCTACAAGCTGGATTTGGCACTGAATGGTAATTATTCAATAGAACTTTTTTCATTTCCCAACCCGCCTGGCCGTGTTTCGCGTCCGGAAGCCTGCGGATTACGGCATTTGGCTTTTGAAGTAGACGACATCCAAAAAACAAGGCATTATTTGGTTGAAAACAACCTCAACCCTGAACCACTGCGAACTGACGAATTCACCAACAAGCGTTTTACATTTATTGCAGACCCTGATAATCTGCCTATTGAATTTTATGAAGCTTAA
- a CDS encoding VOC family protein, which produces MKIPQQYLPVMPYLILNKANDFLEFSKTVLGAKEQLIVPGKNNSVMHGEIRIQDAVVMFAQANDTWHQKTCGMFLFIEKIDDVFNLAIQKGSKILKNPGQEEYGYTAGFEDPFGNQWWITEPLRE; this is translated from the coding sequence ATGAAAATTCCGCAGCAATATCTTCCCGTAATGCCTTATCTGATACTGAATAAGGCCAATGACTTTTTAGAATTTTCCAAAACCGTATTGGGAGCCAAAGAACAGCTTATTGTTCCCGGAAAAAACAATTCCGTTATGCATGGCGAAATCAGGATTCAGGATGCCGTTGTAATGTTTGCCCAGGCCAATGACACCTGGCATCAGAAAACATGCGGTATGTTTTTATTCATTGAAAAAATTGACGACGTTTTTAATCTCGCCATACAGAAAGGTTCCAAAATTCTTAAAAATCCGGGACAGGAAGAATACGGTTATACTGCCGGATTTGAAGACCCGTTTGGAAACCAATGGTGGATTACAGAACCTTTAAGAGAATAA